One genomic region from Plasmodium berghei ANKA genome assembly, chromosome: 4 encodes:
- a CDS encoding N-ethylmaleimide-sensitive fusion protein, putative, with product MPTIQLVCCKLQSQDLALTNIGFINSGVYNNLKKKIKGNELYGEIGNLVLILKGNDYIEDDEIALNTCQREFSRIQLKERIEINIIDKENKKDIINFIPIDSIDVEVNVFIKPDRQIELEDEVVENIFKKHFINHILTKGQILALKCNDILLRCVIKDIKTAELDEIKKLNKNTSTIGSYFKLGGDSYHRAQDNMYKGSLNERGILFENTECIFTSINDGKLFIESKKVLKKNIIKNNFNFEELGIGALDEEFKTIFRRTFASRIYPNYIIKQLGIKHVKGMILYGPPGTGKTLIARQIGKTLNARDPKIINGPEILNKYVGQSEENIRNLFKDAELEYKQSGENSLLHIIILDEIDAICRQRGSGASSGSGVNDSIVNQLLSKIDGVNSLNNILLIGMTNRIDLIDEALLRPGRFELHIEISLPNKEGRIQILNIHTKNMRQNNKLNKDVNIEELAEKTPNFSGAEIEGLVRNTVSYAFERHINFNDLTKPVNADDIMISKNDFLNALKETKPAFGAEEDIIDNLLSNGIINYGSQYENIENTCKLLIKQVIDNSNTNLMSVLLHGESGSGKTTIAAYMAKCANFHFTKFITPENLIGYSESGRINYINKIFEDAYKTPLSLVILDNIERLIDYTRVGPRFSNSILQAIMVLIKKKPKKVNQKILIICTTSEYQFMRDVGLVKNFFVNIQVPMLNSSIDIKNVLQNRNKNNKDFPENEISKITESNIIKSISIKNLLMIKDMASEAASDCNSIITSEIFLKAFNDCGIFFEEDSYY from the coding sequence ATGCCAACAATACAGTTGGTTTGCTGTAAGTTGCAATCACAAGATCTAGCGCTGACTAATATTGGATTTATAAATAGTGGGgtgtataataatttaaagaaaaagataaaagGTAATGAATTATATGGAGAAATTGGAAATTtagttttaatattaaaaggaAATGATTATATTGAAGATGATGAAATAGCACTAAATACATGCCAAAGAGAATTTTCTAGAATTCaattaaaagaaagaatagagataaatataattgataaagaaaataaaaaagatattataaattttataccTATTGATAGTATAGATGTTGAAgtaaatgtttttattaaacCAGATCGTCAAATTGAATTAGAAGATGAAGTagtagaaaatattttcaaaaaacattttataaatcatatattaacaaaagGACAAATATTAGCATTAAAAtgtaatgatatattattaagaTGTGTAattaaagatataaaaacagCTGAATtagatgaaataaaaaaattaaataagaATACTTCTACAATTGgttcatattttaagtTGGGTGGTGATAGTTATCATCGAGCCCAAGATAATATGTACAAAGGAAGTTTAAATGAACGAGGAATTCTTTTTGAGAATACAGAATGTATTTTTACTAGTATAAATGATggtaaattatttatagaatcaaaaaaagttttaaaaaaaaatattataaaaaataattttaactTTGAAGAATTAGGTATAGGGGCGCTAGATGAAGaatttaaaacaatatttagAAGAACATTTGCAAGTAGGATATAtccaaattatataatcaaACAATTAGGAATAAAACATGTAAAGGGTATGATATTATATGGCCCTCCCGGGACAGGTAAAACACTAATAGCTAGACAAATAGGTAAAACACTAAATGCGAGGGATcctaaaattattaatggacctgaaatattaaataaatatgtaggTCAATCCGAAGAAAATATTcgtaatttatttaaagatGCAGAATTAGAATATAAACAATCTGGAGAAAATTCATTattacatattattatattagaTGAAATAGATGCAATTTGTCGACAAAGAGGTAGTGGCGCATCTAGTGGGTCAGGGGTAAATGATAGCATAGTCAATcaattattatcaaaaatagATGGAGTAAACagtttaaataatatattattaatcgGGATGACAAATAGAATAGATTTAATAGATGAAGCATTGTTAAGACCAGGTCGATTTGAATTACATATTGAAATATCATTACCAAATAAAGAAGGTAGAAttcaaatattaaatattcatacaaaaaatatgagacaaaataataaattaaataaggATGTTAATATAGAAGAATTAGCTGAAAAAACTCCAAATTTTTCTGGTGCAGAAATTGAAGGATTAGTAAGAAATACAGTATCATATGCATTTGAGAgacatataaattttaatgattTAACTAAACCAGTAAATGCTGATGATATTATgatatcaaaaaatgattttttaaatgcatTAAAGGAAACAAAACCAGCATTTGGAGCTGAAGAAGATATTATagataatttattatcGAATGggataataaattatggtagtcaatatgaaaatattgaaaatacatgtaaattattaattaagCAAGTAATTGATAATtcaaatacaaatttaatGAGTGTATTATTACATGGGGAAAGTGGGTCAGGAAAAACTACTATAGCAGCTTATATGGCTAAATGTgcaaattttcattttacaaaatttataacTCCTGAAAATTTAATAGGTTATTCAGAAAGCGGaagaataaattatataaataaaatttttgaaGATGCATATAAAACACCATTATCTTTGGTTATATTAGATAACATTGAAAGACTAATTGATTATACTAGGGTTGGTCCGCGATTTAGTAACTCTATTTTACAAGCAATCATggttttaataaaaaagaaaccCAAAAAAGTGAAtcagaaaatattaataatatgtacTACTTCAGAGTATCAATTTATGAGAGATGTTGGATTagttaaaaatttttttgtaaatatacaAGTGCCAATGTTAAACTCAAGtattgatataaaaaatgtattacaaaataggaataaaaataataaagattttccagaaaatgaaatatcaaaaataacagaatccaatattattaaaagtaTATCTATTAAGAATTTGCTAATGATTAAAGACATGGCTTCAGAAGCTGCCTCAGATTGCAACTCAATTATTACTAgtgaaatttttttgaaagcATTTAATGATTGtggtattttttttgaagaGGACTCATACTATTAa
- a CDS encoding CLP1 P-loop domain-containing protein, putative, which produces MPYTKGYDKCLYNFEENLKKTYDRIKKIKKNEESIYEHTKLEDSEIKEKIIYLLGLNYGEYILLRGNFRFRLIKGLVYFNGEIVKPSIEYKNVHIPDFNPMIKLIALNDMNVKCEDGMFKIFFHDNNKYENKNERNNYICNENIHNMENVEKCNEYDPYISKDIIQDNGEKELLNDINKIEGLKEDIIKNNNNKESEHFDICMKGNENIPECSENILENYLFCLNMLEDGNIKKEEFDEYLKIKKTGMINNFASNCMMDTINLYLENFPIIIAFEKKKNFWYNLYNNDPKKIINITNSGKNNSIYINSYQMSYIVKEFMIYIHNKKKYKINDILKKIEEESISRKLSTSFDVFENKKEGIVHSNCKENELNLRSYKKSKVENVENGNSSIEEKKTNYKANENCKNDENGKNDLEVSNKLKAQDYLKKLKKENIFEENFENNKNEQSIFDAISSIIIMGDKGKGKSYFVTNFINNLLNYNKNGILLLDIDVGQPIIGISGFISLYKIKSPLDIYNFFYPKKYKCVKKIFFGSCSIMDNPNLFIKCLEEIYDYLFDVYLKKNVEKIKKLNISNEINIGQFLYPLVVNTFGWIKDIGLFLLNLNILLSKADFIIQIDSLKVEKKMKQLFSKKEFYEYMFNDFLITHNDKNMVDVKDQEIHYEKIQKKAKNKYVIFNLNNKHVNLIAKEHSIFNTIIKYNYGLNESDLLFYDVSMSFKKEEKVETEKKDNKHYVNKQPYKKKMYNISNNDDDDNNTKKKKKNGFTKFSENNKNITTSHIEKGEWNGIVRQYNDYGINGQNKKVTKDFRDYWKNYCYKPLLDYIDNSIIYKNDHGKKHTKYRNYFYKRYQSIINPMINKYTKNESINYKSEINNLKNFEKIYYDNFSNYDKNQIGVQSTENSPFLVNKNKMDFENKKDNYANNESIKNYDDYIKKIENLFEKKCIRIINFVSYKKNNYYENLNKPILQNKNIPILPKNLRAYRFFCFLFFKFKKIIFYMHSFSLYDGINDFFMKHEHKVAEYVFQIIVKNEGIGSDIFLNDQNTQNYSYMEIFNNSSMEKEEIKYDTFFKDNVNEMNKNFYQINEYKDENNLKENDYINAKEKLYDDDKNEDIEIESSYWNDTIYKKKFLFNCVAFDLKNIKLSNIGFNKNSNDIYEEGNFLTYKYFFNNIICLCNDNIENNISSNRSDEKNSKNNKKLNYNITRIDIGANFENINSVIKKTELEKNNVKLVGVSEHFTHILTGYIKLIYNMKLIIYLPYWFKDFDVLKNVNTFVSGMNLIPYNINDMINNYPYYVDIVTAKEDEIFKFLKEEKYKEIEQGNTSN; this is translated from the coding sequence atgcCTTATACGAAAGGTTATGATAAATgtctttataattttgaagaaaatttaaaaaaaacatatgacagaattaaaaagataaagaaaaatgaagaaagtATATATGAACATACAAAGTTAGAAGATagtgaaataaaagaaaagataatatatttgttagGTTTAAATTATggagaatatatattgttaagGGGAAATTTTCGTTTTAGGCTTATAAAAGGGTTAGTTTATTTTAATGGTGAAATAGTAAAGCCATCtatagaatataaaaatgtacaCATACCCGATTTCAACCCAATGATTAAACTAATAGCCTTAAATGATATGAATGTAAAATGTGAAGACGGAatgtttaaaatattttttcatgaCAATAACAAGTATgagaataaaaatgaaagaaataattatatctgcaatgaaaatattcataatatgGAAAATGTAGAAAAATGCAATGAATATGATCCTTATATTAGTAAGGATATAATACAAGATAATGGTGAAaaagaattattaaatgatataaataaaattgaaggATTAAAAGAggatataattaaaaataataataataaagaatcTGAACATTTTGATATATGTATGAAAGGGAATGAAAATATTCCTGAATGTtcagaaaatattttagaaaattatttattttgtttaaatatGCTAGAAGATGgtaacataaaaaaagaggaatttgatgaatatttaaaaataaaaaaaacaggaatgataaataattttgcaAGTAATTGTATGATGGATAcaataaatttgtatttagaaaattttCCTATAATTATTgcatttgaaaaaaaaaaaaacttttggtataatttatataataatgatcctaaaaaaattataaatataactaatagtggaaaaaataatagtatatatattaatagtTATCAAATGTCTTACATAGTCAAAGAGTTTATGATCTATATacacaataaaaaaaaatataaaatcaatgatattttaaaaaaaatcgagGAAGAAAGTATATCTAGAAAATTGTCAACTTCATTTGATGTTTtcgaaaataaaaaggaagGTATAGTACATTCAAATtgtaaagaaaatgaattaaatttGCGTTCATACAAAAAGTCGAAAGTAGAAAATGTGGAGAATGGAAATAGTTCaatagaagaaaaaaagacaaattATAAGGCAAAtgaaaattgtaaaaatgatgaaaatggTAAAAATGATTTGGAAGTaagtaataaattaaaagcacaagattatttaaaaaaattaaaaaaagaaaatatttttgaagaaaattttgaaaataataaaaatgaacaatCAATATTTGATGCGATTTCCagtataattataatggGTGATAAAGGAAAAGGAAAAAGTTATTTTgttacaaattttataaataatttgttaaattaCAACAAAAATGGGATACTATTATTAGACATTGATGTTGGGCAACCAATTATAGGAATAAGTGGATTTATATCtttgtataaaataaaaagtcctttggatatttataattttttttatcctaaaaaatataaatgtgttaaaaaaatattttttggaaGTTGTTCAATTATGGATAACCccaatttgtttattaaatgtttggaggaaatatatgattatttgtttgatgtatatttgaaaaaaaatgtcgaaaaaattaaaaaattaaatatttcaaatgaaataaatataggaCAATTTCTATATCCATTAGTTGTTAATACATTTGGATGGATAAAAGATATAGGATTATTTTTgctaaatttaaatattttattaagcAAAGCtgattttattattcaaataGATTCATTAAaagtagaaaaaaaaatgaaacaatTATTTAGCAAGAAagaattttatgaatacaTGTTTAAcgattttttaattacacataatgataaaaatatggtaGATGTGAAGGATCAAGAAATACATTATGAAAagatacaaaaaaaagcaaaaaataaatatgttatttttaatttgaataataaacatGTTAATTTAATTGCAAAAGAACattctatatttaatacaattattaaatataattatggATTAAATGAATCTgatttattgttttatgACGTTTCTAtgtcttttaaaaaagaagaaaaagtCGAAACAGAAAAGAAAGATAATAAACATTATGTTAATAAGCAGccttacaaaaaaaaaatgtataacataagtaataatgatgatgatgataataatacgaagaagaagaagaagaatggttttacaaaatttagtgaaaataataaaaacattacAACATCACATATTGAAAAAGGAGAATGGAATGGCATAGTTAGACAATATAATGATTATGGAATTAATggacaaaataaaaaagtgaCTAAAGATTTTCGTGATTATtggaaaaattattgttataAGCCTTTATTAGATTATATAGATAATagtattatatacaaaaatgaTCATGGAAAAAAACACACTAAATATcgtaattatttttataaacgATATCAAAGTATCATTAATCCTATGatcaataaatatacaaagaATGAAtctataaattataaaagtgaaataaataatttaaaaaattttgaaaaaatatattatgataatttttctaattatgataaaaatcaaatagGTGTTCAATCTACAGAAAACTCCCCATTTTTggtgaataaaaataaaatggattttgaaaataaaaaagataattatgcaaataatgaaagtataaaaaattatgatgattatattaaaaagattgaaaatttgtttgaaaaaaaatgtatacgaataataaattttgtaagttataaaaaaaataattattatgaaaatttaaataaacctattttacaaaataaaaatattcctATACTTCCAAAGAATTTAAGAGCATAtcgttttttttgctttttatttttcaaatttaaaaaaataatattttatatgcatagtttttcattatatgatgggataaatgatttttttatgaagcATGAACATAAAGTAGCGGAATATgtatttcaaataattgTTAAAAATGAAGGAATAGGAAGTGATATATTTCTAAATGACCAAAATACACAAAATTATAGTTATAtggaaatatttaataatagttCTAtggaaaaagaagaaataaaatatgatacattttttaaagacAATGTAAATGAgatgaataaaaatttttatcaaataaatgaatataaagatgaaaataatttgaaagaaaatgattatataaatgctaaagaaaaattatatgatgatgataaaaatgaagatataGAAATTGAGAGTAGTTATTGGAATGAtactatttataaaaaaaaatttttatttaattgtgTTGCATTtgatttgaaaaatataaaattaagtAATATAggatttaataaaaatagtaatgatatatatgaagAAGGCAATTTTCTGacttataaatatttttttaataacattatatgtttatgcaatgataatatagaaaataatatatcatcTAATAGGagtgatgaaaaaaattcaaaaaacaataaaaaattgaattaTAACATTACTCGTATAGATATAGGCGCAAactttgaaaatataaattcggttattaaaaaaaccgaattagaaaaaaataatgttaaaCTAGTTGGTGTATCAGAGCATTttacacatatattaacaggatatattaaattaatatataatatgaagcttataatttatttaccGTATTGGTTTAAAGATTTTGATGTtcttaaaaatgttaacaCATTTGTTTCTGGAATGAATCTTATCCCTTATAACATAAATGATATGATTAATAATTATCCTTATTATGTAGATATAGTAACTGCAAAAGAGgatgaaatatttaaatttttgaaagaagaaaaatataaggaAATAGAACAAGGGAATACATCGAATTGA
- a CDS encoding HAD superfamily protein, putative: MWGKIVSSVSNALDFNQATLSGCIDIICIESEIESEIKNDKKISLIYKSTPFHVRFGKTKLLRSKEKIVNILVNGKTTNLHMKLGSAGEAYFVEKTYEDVEEELETSPLSSPRYEYDDILFEHNIDSCSIYESSINNFKSDKEEYEFYENVGENKNTQTTDKYSHDGEFSKTKSRTILERNINSDNERINRTSTRNRRNSKSAYTNDNTKSNKKKNETKTDIKYYDKNYNLSIKEIQTISQEISEKKKKSIISNNEETIQNEDADDILYNLKTYQTIKNKNSNKIENEYDDKNINSEWSWSWGRLPHLKVQNQTSNNGSIVLSSNKKKKKNRSVASNNKFSTDNNKNKEFKNEHLLSIPNNIIVRKRNFSECYVKKTNDHNSDIKKYSLACINKENINQTKEKNINFITKDSKSKNIIKDAFTTANKNNNIDKKKNNSIKSVQNNNSINTIQNNTPNNLEIQRNSQSKSTRPLSANYNTKRNGEKRESNLNPYSKGLAKKPTESPNKITESTKNMFESKVIKKKDRKMSQNNREKTQSNDYGAISDSYIDEEVKSNYGNNYYDQSIDDTQENGFDDDIQNRIECSLCGHLLLNQNIDNEHNEYNIEIHNKNIFEANIVTYDQIDRNSNLWYHPSLVFRFDKKDPYYPSRVALPLLASWVVFNQPLSIIAVEKLLNSSLNLIEMKDKSWRNWFGVSNVENNNQLKGKNSKTQKQNISNNNLTHKKKNISNSENNTNSIALEKNTTHVTSPFQFQNNNHENNRKNKNSGLNIIPNPHNTINLRNSSISHNSNFLSFNKSNIKRSVQESIYSKNDGSKRSVRHKDDKTKIRYRKSLRPTSEQLQSLNLKEGANTITFLVTSSLQGTKSINGTIYLWKKNAKIVISDVDGTITRSNVLGHIMPIVGKDWSHDGVFQLFNKINNNGYHILYLTARAIGQADSTREYLFRFKRNDNKLPDGPLILSPDRLFPSFKREVIDKKPYIFKIAALRDIRNLFPLNHNPFYAAFGNTESDHRAYISVGVPEAKVFIIDNHGIVHHVNSTYAKTYETMSEITEYMFPSIKCDTKREDDDQYNSFQYWKMNSLTYYEKYMDASDSS; the protein is encoded by the exons AT gTGGGGAAAAATAGTTAGTAGTGTTTCAAACGCTCTTGATTTTAACCAAGCCACATTAAGTGGTTGTAttgatattatatgtatcgAATCAGAAATAGAAtctgaaataaaaaatgataaaaaaataagcttaatatataaatcaaCACCATTCCATGTAAGATTTGGAAAAACTAAACTATTAAGATCAAAAGAGAAAATagttaatatattagttAATGGAAAAACTACAAATCTTCATATGAAATTAGGAAGCGCAGGGGAAGCTTATTTTGTTGAAAAAACTTATGAAGATGTAGAGGAAGAATTAGAAACGTCGCCTTTATCATCGCCCAGATATGAATATGATGATATTTTGTTTGAACATAATATTGATAGTTGTAGTATATATGAATCatcaattaataattttaaaagtgACAAAGAAGAATatgaattttatgaaaatgtcggtgaaaataaaaatacacagACTACTGATAAATATAGCCATGATGGTGAATTTTCAAAAACAAAATCACGAACTATTTTagaaagaaatattaatagTGATAATGAAAGAATAAATCGAACCTCTACACGAAATCGTAGAAATAGTAAATCTGCATATACAAATGATAATACAAAatcaaacaaaaaaaaaaatgaaacaaaaactgatataaaatattatgataaaaattataatttatctataaaagaaatacaAACAATATCTCAAGAAAttagtgaaaaaaaaaaaaaatcaattattagtaataatgaagaaacAATCCAAAATGAAGATGCTgatgatatattatataatctTAAAACATATcaaacaattaaaaataaaaattcaaataaaatagaaaatgaatatgatgataaaaatattaattcgGAATGGTCTTGGTCATGGGGAAGATTACCCCATTTAAAAGTTCAAAATCAAACTTCAAATAATGGTAGTATTGTGTTATCgtctaataaaaaaaaaaaaaaaaatagaagtGTTGCCTCTAACAATAAGTTTAGCacagataataataaaaataaagaattcAAAAATGAACATCTTTTATCAATTcctaataatattattgttagaaaaagaaatttcAGTGAATgttatgttaaaaaaacaaacgATCATAATAgtgatattaaaaaatattcattagcatgtataaataaagaaaatattaatcaaactaaagaaaaaaatatcaattttattacaaaagattcaaaaagtaaaaatataataaaggaTGCATTTACTActgcaaataaaaataataatatagacaaaaaaaaaaataattcaattaAAAGCgttcaaaataataactcAATTAACACcattcaaaataatactCCAAACAATTTGGAAATACAACGAAATAGTCAATCAAAATCGACACGACCTTTATCTGCAAATTATAATACAAAACGTAATGGAGAAAAAAGAGAATCAAATCTTAATCCTTATTCAAAAGGTTTGGCCAAAAAACCAACAGAATCGCCAAACAAAATAACAGAATCAACAAAAAACATGTTCGAATCtaaagttataaaaaaaaaagacagAAAAATGtcacaaaataatagaGAAAAAACACAAAGTAATGATTATGGAGCCATTTCAGACAGTTATATAGATGAAGAAGTCAAATCAAATTAtggaaataattattatgatcAATCAATTGATGATACACAAGAAAATGGATTTGATGATGATATACAAAATCGAATAGAATGCAGTTTATGTGGTCATTTGTTATTAAATCAAAACATAGATAATGAacataatgaatataatattgaaattcataataaaaatatttttgaagcTAATATTGTTACATATGATCAAATTGATAGAAATTCTAATTTGTGGTACCATCCGTCTCTTGTTTTTagatttgataaaaaagatCCTTATTATCCATCAAGGGTTGCTTTGCCATTATTAGCATCATGGGTTGTTTTTAATCAACCACTTTCTATTATTGCtgttgaaaaattattaaatagtTCTCTAAATTTAATTGAAATGAAAGACAAAAGTTGGAGAAACTGGTTTGGTGTTTCTAAtgttgaaaataataatcaaCTTAAAGGTAAAAACTCAAAAActcaaaaacaaaatatttcaaataataatctaacacataaaaaaaaaaacatttctaattcagaaaataatacaaatagtATTGCTCttgaaaaaaacacaaCACATGTTACTTCTCCATTTcaatttcaaaataataatcatgaaaataatagaaaaaataaaaattcggGATTAAACATTATACCTAATCCTCATAATACTATCAATTTACGAAATTCAAGTATTTCACATAACAGTAATTTTTTAAGCTTTAATAAAAgcaatattaaaagaagTGTCCAGGAATCTATATATAGCAAGAATGATGGCTCTAAACGAAGTGTTAGACATAAAGatgataaaacaaaaattcGTTATAGAAAATCATTACGACCAACATCTGAACAACTTCAATCcttaaatttaaaagaagGAGCAAATactattacatttttagtAACTTCATCTTTACAAGGAACCAAAAGTATTAATGGAACGATCTATctttggaaaaaaaatgctaaaattgttatttcAGATGTTGATGGAACTATAACTCGATCTAATGTTTTAGGGCATATAATGCCAATTGTTGGAAAAGATTGGTCCCATGATGGTGTTTTTCagttatttaataaaataaataataatggttatcatattttatatttaactGCTCGAGCTATTGGGCAAGCCGATTCAACAAGGGAGTACTTATTCagatttaaaagaaatgataataaactTCCTGATGGCCCTTTAATTCTAAGTCCTGATAGACTTTTCCCATCTTTTAAAAGAGAAgttattgataaaaaaccttacatttttaaaattgctGCACTACGAGATATTCGAAATTTATTCCCTTTAAATCATAATCCATTTTATGCTGCATTTGGAAATACAGAAAgt GATCATAGAGCATATATATCTGTTGGAGTACCAGAGGCAAAGGTTTTTATAATTGACAATCATGGAATTGTACATCATGTTAATTCAACTTATGCTAAAAC ATATGAAACTATGAGCGAAATAACCGAATACATGTTTCCGAGTATTAAATGTGATACCAAAAGAGAAGATGATGATCAA tataaTTCTTTTCAATACTGGAAAATGAATAGTCTAACATactatgaaaaatatatggatGCCAGCGACAGTAgttga
- a CDS encoding DNA-directed RNA polymerases I, II, and III subunit RPABC2, putative yields the protein MDIYNDNYGNDEEDYMGDEFGQGVDSDEGENYENDIDIIADNQIKKEKYDYENCEGNEENIRITSPYLTKYEKARIIGTRALQISLNAPLTIPIETQNDKSNGKSDYDNYLNNDPLVIAERELYNKSIPFILRRYLPNGSYEDWRLDELIID from the exons a TGGACATATATAATGACAATTATGGAAATGATGAAGAAGATTATATGGGAGATGAATTTGGGCAAGGAGTTGATAGTGATGAAGGggaaaattatgaaaatgatatagaCATAATTGCAGAtaatcaaattaaaaaagaaaaatatgattatgAAAATTGTGAAggaaatgaagaaaatataagaataaCAAGTCCATATTTAactaaatatgaaaaagcTAGAATAATTGGAACAAGAGCTTTACAAATAAGTTTAAATGCACCATTAACTATACCAATTGAAAcacaaaatgataaatcAAATGGAAAAAGTGATTAcgataattatttaaataatgacCCATTAGTAATAGCAGAAAGggaattatataataagtCTATTCCTTTTATTTTGCGACGATATTTACCAAATGGAAGTTATGAAGATTGGAGATTGGATGAACTTATAATagattaa